In Rattus rattus isolate New Zealand chromosome 9, Rrattus_CSIRO_v1, whole genome shotgun sequence, a genomic segment contains:
- the Tepsin gene encoding AP-4 complex accessory subunit tepsin, giving the protein MLGEGSETAPHTPPHRSVDRHERFFQALVGAAILGPASSGVECVNIRSLRRILLSGWSESLFCASVIGVSSCPTLPGTLDWLRLRCFRLCARLLRTIGWGNQRNATIGGSKPGGSGADWEVTWTMAAVPPLRDRLSFLHRLPILLKGTSDDDIPCPGYLFEEIAKISHESLGSSQCLLEYLLNRLDSSSGHVKLKVLKILLYLCSHGSSSFMLILRRNSALIQEATAFSGPPDPLHGNSLYQKVRAAAQDLGSTLFSDALPQPPSQPPQILPPAGMGAQARPHSARQGLGYTKESSRTGSAGETFLSTIQRAAEVVVNAVRPGPENPCTKGPLPHGDAYQPAVTPSASHTHPNPGNLLPAAIQGTRAVKHQPGQAGGGWDEMDSSPSSQNSSCTSNLSRASDSVSRSGSDSHSGASREPGDLAERAEGMAPNDCQQELNLVRTVTQGPRVFLSREETQHFIKECGLLNCEAVLELLLHQLVGTSECEQMRALCAIASFGSADLLPQEHILLLCRQQLQELGAGSPGPVTNKATKILRHLEASCGQQFPTLRPCAQPNSAAALVGPADLLTSPVPPPGSQVFLQPLSSTTVVPRSPVPTPSPDTLPPPALEDPGEVRTQLVCSSEPGTGSEQRLANTDTPKDSSSPCPWSPNSLFAGMELVACTRLPCPSFQADLQKVTTEPPVSEPSAFAFLNM; this is encoded by the exons ATGCTCGGGGAAGGCTCGGAGACGGCTCCGCACACGCCCCCACACCGCTCCGTTGACAGACATGAGCGGTTCTTTCAGGCCCTTGTGGGCGCCGCCATCTTGGGCCCCGCCTCTTCCGGTGTAGAATGTGTGAACATCCGGTCCCTCCGCCGTATACTGCTTTCTGGTTGGTCAGAGTCGCTGTTCTGTGCTTCTGTAATTGGTGTTAGTTCTTGTCCGACTCTACCTGGGACTTTGGACTGGCTGAGGCTCAGATGTTTCCGCCTTTGTGCCCGCCTCCTGAGAACGATTGGTTGGGGGAACCAGAGAAACGCGACGATTGGAGGATCGAAACCTGGCGGAAGCGGGGCAGACTGGGAGGTTACCTGGACCATGGCAGCCGTTCCGCCGCTGCGGGACCGCTTGAGCTTTCTACATAGG CTCCCCATTCTGTTGAAGGGGACCTCAGATGATGACATCCCATGCCCAGGCTACCTGTTTGAAGAGATTGCCA AGATTTCCCACGAGTCACTGGGCAGCAGCCAGTGCCTGCTGGAGTACCTCCTGAACCGCCTAGACAGTAGCTCTGGCCACGTGAAGCTCAAG GTGCTGAAGATCTTGCTTTACCTGTGCAGTCACGGCTCCTCCTCCTTCATGCTCATCCTTAGGAGAAACTCTGCTCTCATCCAAGAAGCCACAG CTTTCTCGGGGCCTCCGGATCCTCTTCACGGAAATAGCTTGTACCAGAAAGTGCGGGCGGCTGCCCAG GACCTGGGTAGCACCCTCTTCTCAGACGCACTGCCACAGCCTCCCTCCCAGCCGCCCCAGATCCTGCCTCCTGCAG GCATGGGCGCCCAGGCCAGGCCTCATAGTGCTCGACAGGGCTTGGGTTACACTAAGGAGAGCAGCCGGACAG GCTCTGCAGGTGAAACCTTCCTCTCCACCATCCAGAGGGCCGCAGAGGTAGTGGTGAATGCTGTGCGTCCTGGGCCTGAAAATCCTTGCACCAAGGGACCCCTGCCACACGGTGATGCCTACCAGCCTGCAGTGACACCTTCAGCTAGCCACACACATCCCAACCCTGGGAATCTCCTCCCTGCGGCTATCCAGGGGACCAGAG CTGTGAAACACCAGCCCGGGCaggctggaggaggctgggaTGAGATGGACAGCAGTCCtagttcccagaattcctcctgtacCAGCAACCTGAGCAGGGCCTCGGACTCAGTCAGTCGGTCTGGCAGTGATAGCCACTCTGGTGCCAGCCGGGAGCCAGGCGACCTGGCAGAGAG GGCTGAGGGCATGGCCCCAAATGACTGCCAGCAAGAACTGAATCTAGTGAGGACTGTGACACAGGGGCCACGTGTCTTCCTGAGCCGTGAGGAGACGCAGCACTTCATCAAAGA GTGCGGCCTGCTCAACTGTGAGGCTGTGCTGGAGCTGCTCCTCCACCAGCTGGTCGGGACCAGTGAATGTGAGCAGATG AGGGCACTGTGCGCCATAGCGTCCTTTGGAAGTGCTGACCTCCTTCCCCAGGAGCACATTCTCCTCCTGTGCCGACAGCAGCTGCAGGAACTTGGTGCGGGCAGCCCTGGGCCTGTGACCAACAAAGCCACCAAG ATCCTGAGACACTTGGAAGCCTCCTGTGGACAACAGTTCCCTACCCTAAGGCCCTGTGCCCAGCCCAACTCTGCAGCTGCCCTTGTGGGCCCAGCTGACCTGCTGACCAGCCCTGTGCCTCCCCCTGGGAGCCAAGTCTTCCTCCAGCCTCTTAGTTCCACCACAGTTGTGCCCAGGAGTCCTGTGCCCACTCCATCCCCAGATACCTTACCTCCTCCTGCTCTGGAGGATCCCGGTGAGGTCAGAACCCAATTGGTATGTTCTAGTGAACCAGGGACAGGATCTGAACAGAGGCTGGCGAACACAGACACCCCAAAGGATAGCTCCAGTCCGTGCCCGTGGAGCCCCAACTCTCTGTTTGCTGGCATGGAGCTGGTAGCTTGCACCCGCCTGCCCTGCCCCAGCTTCCAGGCAGATTTGCAGAAGGTGACCACAGAGCCTCCAGTTTCAGAGCCATCCgcttttgcatttttaaacatGTGA